A region from the Chrysoperla carnea chromosome 4, inChrCarn1.1, whole genome shotgun sequence genome encodes:
- the LOC123297640 gene encoding rabenosyn-5, which yields MSDNETGVLEGFLCPTCMQDLKTQHQLISHVEKQHPEEQDVLQSLKDLVGKAKKKILKLDENDLDSFKSIIRTRNATTKAYRQFEKQELGQITNHTEYFKSVRGTRLEHFAAETNKLLIRLDRLLNFNNTDRRQHEQSVVQWLDGTSVKLCPSCTKSFNLTRRQHHCRLCGSVMCQVCSCFLTVSMAKKMTGALVSQKTEPENETSDDAIRLCGHCLGLLESRHILQERRQAQPIVCELYMQLRSLMSKAEPLCVLYNKMCDSLCSGESTYSLADTQTLRSQLAKQAELMDLVSRKIAALAGTPREIKLHQSIRRASTIYLKEKLLCLPQLPTQEEIDALRKSPPKTINNDNASTQSNTVAIVTGWSPIGQPVPTSDPQESDPLIVQMDVIRGYIREARTSLRFEEVALLEENLRELQNEYHHRQKEKEKTDDNHQLNGSSQ from the exons atgtctGATAATGAAACAGGAGTATTGGAAGGTTTTTTATGCCCAACATGTATGCAAGATTTAAAAACTCAACATCAATTAATTTCACATGTTGAGAAACAACATCCTGAAGAACAAGATGTATTACAATCCTTAAAAG ATTTGGTTGGAAAagccaaaaagaaaattttaaaacttgatgaaaatgatttagatTCATTTAAATCGATAATTCGTACACGAAATGCTACAACGAAAGCGTATAGACAATTTGAAAAACAAGAATTAGGACAAATTACAAACCatacagaatattttaaatctGTACGAGGAACTAGATTAGAACATTTCGCAGCCGAAAcgaataaattgttaataagattagatagattattaaattttaataacactgATAGGCGACAACATGAACAATCTGTTGTACAATGGTTAGATGGGACGAGCGTTAAATTATGTCCATCATGTACTAAGTCATTTAATTTAACCCGACGTCAACATCATTGTCGATTATGTGGATCAGTTATGTGTCAAGTTTGTTCTTGTTTTTTGACAGTCTCAATGGCAA aaaaaatgactGGTGCATTAGTTAGTCAAAAAACAGAACCAGAAAATGAAACTTCAGATGATGCAATTCGTTTATGTGGACATTGTTTGGGATTATTAGAAAGTCGACATATACTTCAAGAACGACGACAAGCGCAGCCAATTGTTTGCGAACTATATATGCAACTACGTTCCTTAATGTCAAAGGCAGAACCATTATGTGTTTTATACAACAAG ATGTGTGATAGCTTATGTTCTGGTGAATCCACGTACAGTTTAGCAGATACCCAGACACTACGTTCACAATTAGCAAAACAAGCTGAACTAATGGATCTAGTTAGTAGAAAAATAGCAGCTTTGGCTGGAACACCTAGAGAAATCAAATTACATCAATCTATACGTAGAGCATCCACAATTTACCTGAaagaaaagttattatgtttaCCTCAACTACCAACACAAGAAGAAATTGATGCGTTACGAAAATCACCaccaaaaactataaataatgaCAATGCAAGCACACAGTCAAACACAGTGGCAATCGTTACAGGTTGGTCACCAATAGGTCAACCGGTTCCTACAAGTGATCCTCAAGAATCAGATCCGTTAATTGTACAAATGGATGTTATACGAGGATATATAAGAGAAGCGAGAACTTCTTTACGATTTGAAGAAGTCGCTCTATTAGAAGAAAATTTACGAGAATTACAAAATGAATATCATCATAGacaaaaagaaaaagagaaGACTGATGATAATCATCAATTAAATGGAAGTAGTCAATGA